The genome window TCCTGGGAAAATTGGGAAGTCTTCGGATTCACCGGGATAGAACTCTGGAATGGGTTTAGTGAATTAAAAGCGCGGGTCAAGAACCGCTGGCAGGGGATTTTTTATGGGCTATTCCCAAATTTTTATCCTGCCGGTCCGCTTCCGGAAACCCTGAAACGCTGGGATGATTTGCTCATCAATCGCCCCGAAAAGTGTGTGGCAATTGGTGGCTCCGATGCTCATGCCTTGCCGATGAAGTTTGCCTTTCTGCGGCGGGTGATTTTCCCATATGCCTTTCACTTTCAGGGGGTAAATACCCATCTTCTGCTTGAGGAAGACCTGAGCGGAGATTTCCTGCGTGACCGTCAAAAAGTTTTGGGGGCTCTGGTTGCCGGGCATGCCTTTATTGGCTACGATCGTCCCGCGTCCACACGTGGTTTCCGCTTTTATGCCCATGGAAGCGAGGGCACAGCGCTGATGGGGGATGACTTACGTTTGGGAACCGGGGTTACATTCCAGGTGCGTTTGCCTCAACGGGCTGAATGTGTATTAATCCGGGATGGTGAACCGGTGCAAGTATGGGAAGATCAGGAAGCCTGTACGTACATGACTACCAAACCCGGCATCTATCGCGTCGAGTCGTATTTGCCGTATTTGGGCAAAAAGCGAGGGTGGATTTTCTCCAATCCGATTTATGTGCGGGGGTAAGA of Anaerolinea thermophila UNI-1 contains these proteins:
- a CDS encoding CehA/McbA family metallohydrolase; amino-acid sequence: MTVELVVNLHMHTPYSDGFGTHKQICQTALRHDIDVVIVTDHNVWVRDLEGYITEGKRRVMLLIGEEVHDRNRIPQKNHLLVIGANRELAGFADNPQRLIENATQAGGLTFIAHPVDPELLIFGEQDISWENWEVFGFTGIELWNGFSELKARVKNRWQGIFYGLFPNFYPAGPLPETLKRWDDLLINRPEKCVAIGGSDAHALPMKFAFLRRVIFPYAFHFQGVNTHLLLEEDLSGDFLRDRQKVLGALVAGHAFIGYDRPASTRGFRFYAHGSEGTALMGDDLRLGTGVTFQVRLPQRAECVLIRDGEPVQVWEDQEACTYMTTKPGIYRVESYLPYLGKKRGWIFSNPIYVRG